Within Citrus sinensis cultivar Valencia sweet orange chromosome 1, DVS_A1.0, whole genome shotgun sequence, the genomic segment GATTTTTGAGGAGAATGAGCTCAGcgtaattattaaaataataatttgtgatCTTGTAACTTTTAGTAAAAGTGGGAGAATTAGTTGAGTGTGGGgaatttctcttcttttcttaatgATCGAGTTAGAAAGCCAAGCGAACCGTCGATTTTGCTGCATTCACTTTCATTTTTGCACGCATATTCCAACTTGCCTTCTTGCgttaattgattaataatcACCCACTGATGACGATCTGATACTCGTGTCGATCTTCAAATGGAGGACGAACTTTGGAGAGATTGTCAATTTCTTACTACTGTAATTTATATATACCGTTCACacttctattatttttataataaccaATAATCTCCCTAACagcataaatttataataatactctatttttaaatacttttttatttaaatttattataaataaaataaacgatatgaatagaaactaaataaaaattttaagtattaaaaacaaaaaatatatattttgatgtgaaaaaaattaataataaaatttctttcttatacttttttattttgtaaacattttcttcaaataaatattttataagattttaaaattaaatgtaaaaagtaaaagaaaattattttattatttattttataataatttcttatttatcatttaagttttcttataataatttttttatcatttaataataattttcttatatatttattataagaaaatgtttataaaataaaaaagtacaaaaaaatatttttattattaatttttttcacatcaaaacatatatttcttatttttaataattaattttttattttaatttccattcatataatttatttaatctataataaatataaatcaagggatatttaaaaataaaaataatattataaatttatgttgtCATAGGAGTTATCgaccattataaaaataacaggGGGTAAATTGACAATCTTCCAACAAACTTTCACCAgaatttctaataaaatacAAGGGTACAGAAAGTGTCCCTTTCGCTGAGACCCCACATTTAAAAGCCCACCGAAAAATATGCATTACTTTAGACTCAtgtttttgtcattttaattGTAAGTACCCGGCGCCGGTAGCTCAATAGCAATAAcatttagggatggcaaaaatccccacggggacgggtaccctcggggattttccccattcggggagggtacggggataattttatacccaatttttttttcggggaggggacggggaaaattttttacccaattttttattcggggaggggacggggatgaggtggaatccccatcccctacccatttccccattttaatttttaattttatttttatttttaaaattactaataaataaataacaaaattataaatattgttaaaaataataaatatcaaaatagttgtATGTTGGGAAAGTGGTCACCTTTTGCCGGGAATTAGTTGAAgagtattaattgaagttttcaccaactgtttattgctttgattatactggtagtagttcttctactagatctacaggggattcttataagaaagcaaccaaatggatgataggttttgatgattatgtaaacaatggagattgtgcagttgttgcagatgaattagattcatatttggatgagaaagttatacctcggatggaagattttaatattttgagttggtggaagacaaatgctaataggtatcctacattagctcgaattgctagagatattttggcaattccaattacaacagttgcttatgaatcagcttttaacactagtggtagagttgtgagccCATACCATAACAgacttcatccaagcacattggaggccttaatgtgctgtcaaagttggttacgagcttacaatagcggtatgagtttattttaatatgattaatttaaaatcgaaaataaaaaaaaatgtattagactattagttattcggggaccggggaccctcggggatccactgttattattcggggaggggatggggattctctcaagcaattctgacggggacggggaggggacggggacatatgtaaaatatcggggatgggtatggggagattggtcccctcccctcccctccccattgccatccctaataacattcttttttcttttcctttctctctctctctctctctctctctctctctctatgttTTTCACATTCATGTTATAAGTGTTGTGGTTGCTTAGCTTAGCTTTATATCACGAACCACTCAAATTTACCATTAAAGGAGGCTAACTTGGCGTGCTAAGGTGCACTCAATAAAGAACCGCCTAAAGATAGGGCACGCTAAGCAGTAATAGGAACCACTTAGCAATGGGCTGTCTCATTCATTAGCAAGCCATGACGGGCTCAATAACAGGAGCCTGATATCAAGTCCAGATCCACAAGCCATTGTGAATAAGCCCAACCAGATTCTAGAATTCTCTACAACATTCTACACTTGTAATTATCTAGATAATTCTACACTTGTGTATGGCTAGACTTCTCTAAAACTTAATAGATTTTTAGGCAAGTTGTGCAAGATGCATTAAAGGCTCTAAACCAAGGCAAGACTCCCTGTGAATAGGACATAACACTTGCCATTTTGCACACCACACTACACACCAAGTACAAGCAACTCAAGCATACTTATAAAACTctcttttattctcttttacaaataataatattttcttggCTACACTgccctctcttctctctaaCTCTTCCACAAACATCTTTTTTGGGTAACTTAAGAAATTCGATAGGCTTACTTAACAACTTTTGTACTAAAAATTATGCAAGTGTTACACGAGTTGCTGCGCAAAATACTTATCCCGTGACATTTAACTCTCTCAGCAATGTACCCCAACACTTGCTTAGCTTCAAACATCCGACGTCTAAAGTAACGCGCTAAAATGTTATTCAATCGAATTGAACAAAATGACAATTAAGTCCTACCTGCATAGGATTCTGATTATTAGGAAAGTATGCTGCGTTAAATCGGTAAAGTCGGCACTTACTTTCATGACATTGCCAAAGTTGCATTTGCTCACCTTATCGAAAGCTATTTCCAATCTCCATACTCCATAGTATCAGAGTGACAGACATTATACAACTCGGTCAAAATCGCCAGTGGAAAAAGCCCTTTGGACTCTTAAAACATCTAATAAATAATGCTCACCAGCTTGTCTGTCGCCTTAGATGGAACAAGGAATTGAATGTTGCCTTTTAAACGATTATAAACAGAtgcataaaatggcattttgTAGAGATATTTCACCAGGCAATCTCTTATAAACTTACAATCAAAACACAACTTTGATAGATTTAAGATACATATTTCTTCggcaaaagaaattataaaagaaaaagaaagagaaatcaCAAACAAACATCAAGTCACGAAATGGGATTGCAGAAATAAGAAGACAGAACAGCATTGTCTCTCGGTGCACTGAACCACATTAAGGAATGAATAACTATTTCTCCAACATGGGTTCGAAATCTATACCTGCTCCTCACACCTGGCCCAACAGCAAAATGTACAAGCATCGCAGCTCTGCTTCTGAGCAATCACCAGACAAGGCACTCCTGGCGGCGGTTTACATATGTTTGTCCCAGTTCCACCATGAACTAACCCTCTTTGTGGGCAGCAAATGTCACCACTTCATCTGGATTACCAACCACTCTAGATCACGCCAAGTACCTGAACATATTGGGATTAGATTTGTCCCTCTCGAGATAGTCTCGAGTGATAAGATCTTCAATCCTCTTTTTGATTGCCTTGAAATCAGGCTGCAAAATTAACATTTCATTCAGAGCCAATGTGGTCAAATTGAGAAATACAAAGGAttcacacacaaacacaaaaaaaaaaaaagagaaaagagaaaagtgtATTATGAACCTTGAACATGCGGCCCAACTGCTCGACACACTCCAATACCAATTGTTGGTGCCCCAAAACTTTCCGACTTTTCATAATGCGCACAATTGAGGCATCAATGGCATATCGTCTGTCCTTATCAACATCTTCAATAACCTTCTTTTTCTCATCCACAGGAGGGAGAGGAATCTGTGCATAGAACAAGCAACATATAAAATTCAGAAACACATGTAATTTTGCAGAAGAGACAACACAAAGACAATTAGAAAAGGTTCCAGTACCTTGATTCTCCTCATTTTGTCGGTAAACTTGGAATTGAACTCAAAGTGATCAGTAGGAGAGATGGTTTTTGTATTTGGCTCTTTGTTGAGAATCTTATATTTTGCACATGACAAGGAATGAAGCAATCTAACAACATCATCGTCGGACAAGTTCAACTGCGTCATGATCTCTGAATAACTCAGCCTATCTGaggaattgaataaaagcaacGCAGAAGCCTATACACCCAAAAATCTTTTATGTTAGCAAAAGGTAAAATGTATGCCAGAATCCAATGTCTCCAATTAGAAAGCTtccaaaagaaatataaatcatgATCATATTACCTGATAGGTTGTGACAATCAACTCTGTAGTTCTTGATTCAAATTTTCCAAGGAGGTTACAAGTACCCAGTGAGTAGATCCATGTAAGTTTCCTAtgctttgtttttgtttgataGAATTCCCTAAAAACTTCAACACACTTGACCTAAAGCAGCCATTGCCAACAGGAAAAGAAGACTAGATTTCAGCGACTACTACAAGAAACCTACCAAATACTAACTAATATAATGATTTCTAGTCCACACAAGAAATATATGAGCTCACCATCTCTGCTGGAAGGTTAAGATCAAAGGACTTATAACTAGGCCAGAAACCAGTAGTCAGAACAGTAACTGTCAAATCTATCCCTGGATTTGCATTAGGGTTATTGCTAAGATACTCCTCGAAACTGGTTTGGTTTTCCCTTGCCAATGTTAAGTCCGTAACCTagaaacagaaacaaaaatagCAACTTCAATAATGAATCTTTGTCAACATCACTAAATGTAACCTTCAAATACTTGAATTCGCAAGCATAATCTCCAAAGCTAACCATTCCCTCCATCTTTGAGGTGAACTGACCACCACACTGCTGCTTCAGCTTCGTCAAAATACTTCTCTCATGATCATCATTAGCGCTCTTGTCAAAAAGAAGCCGCCGAGCAAGTTTTTTCCTACAGCAGACATGCAACattaagtaaatatttttagttcGAATAACTTAAATCTTCAGATTGCTGTTTAGAATGATTAACCAACAAATGACATCTTTACCTGTAGAATTCAGCGAATAAGTCTTTGTCACTAATATATGCAAGCAGCTTCACCACCTGCGATCAAAAAGCAAATTCAATAACAAAGTTTAAGATCATCTGCAAAATTTACATGGAAAACTAGTACAAGAGTATAACAAACCTTCTCAAGCGTTTCTTCAATTGCTTCATCACTAAGTTTCTCGCTCCCACCTTTCTTAAGAATATTATCACAGAAAGTGGCCAGGAGTTCCGCACTTGAGCTTCCAGCAACACCCTTGTTGCAGAAGACCTCAAAAGCCTCCTTAAGAGACTGCAGAGAAACACACAAGTGGAATAAATAGGTAGTCGGCTGTAATCTAAAAGTTTTGAAGCCATTATTAATTACTGACCTTATGGAAGAGAGTGTGGTTCTGGAAACAATCATTTACATATGCTAAGTACTTGTCATGCAACTCAATCACTTTCCTGACAAAAACCTGAAAACCACAACTGAAATCAACTTTAACCCATACAAATAGTCAAGGAATGTTTATAGAGAGCAGAGAGAGAGTGACAAATTAACAACCTGCTCCTGTAAGCCGACCACATCCCTTTTCTCTGCCTGTCGAAtgaagtgaaaaagaaaaaaaaatcagttattggcatgaaaatcaaatGGACGAAACTGTTCACAACTATGGCATCTATGACCAGGTTGGTATTTtccataaaatttgataaatgaaGTATAAAACCACTAATAAACAGAATCCAAGCACAATGCAAATAAGGGCTTCAATGATGTCAGCAATCACCTCCAATGGCTACTActataaaattgaaagtaaGAGTTATGCACATTCTAATGTCCTATTTCACTAATATTGAAGTCCAGAACCATGCTGGCATCTAGACATATCACCTCCCAACCCTACTCCAACAGCACTTTTCAAACAAGTGACAAAGACAACCCGGCAGGGCAAGAGAAAGGAACTTGGACAATATGTCACAGATTCACAATATCAGTTGCCGTCATCTAAAAGCTACTTTGACCGAGTAAGCCAAGGCAGGTTCAAAATGCATAAATGCACCAGCAGAGCACCTGATATAGGCATAATTTAGAgaggttatatatataaggagGTGTGTGAGTCCCTCTAGGTCGGAGCATCAGCAAGGTGAAATATCCTACCGACAACTGGAACAAAATCCCCCGTCAAGATTTCACTAGAATGGAATTCTCTATATAAGCTACAGTGTGTGAAGACACAAACTTTGACCACCTTTATCAGACTATCAATCAAATGAACTCGGAAAAGGAATTCATGCACATAAACTTGCCCTCAAACCCAAGCCCAAGTAcaccccccaaaaaaaataataaataaaaaatattaattcctAAAAGATAATATCCAAATATTTCAGcaataaacaagaaaatttgaactttGACAGAAACAATAAGCCAGAAAACAAATTTCTCAACACCTCAGGCAACTGAGGAAATCctcaaattatgaaaaaaactACTTTGCATGGAAACTGGATATCAATAATGGTAAACATATTGCCATTAGGAGCCTTCATGCATAAGCTAATTGAAGTAAAAACAAGCACTATAAAAACCTTCTTATTGCTTGCTGCATCTTCAGCCAGTTTCACCAAGGCTGTACCTTCAGCAGTAACATGCTGCAAAGgagtaaagaaagaaaaaatgagtaaagatgatccccccccccccccaaaaaaaaccccaaaagaaaaaaaaaacactttagATGGATTGAACtcaattaacaaaattcaagTAAAGACCTGCTTAAAGATGTTCGAAACAGGATCTAAGCCTCGGGGTATTTTAGAAAAGAGCCTGAACATTCTTGACAaatcctccacctaaaacaggTTTAGAAAGTTCAGCAATAACGTATCAAGCAATAgctcattttataaataatctaAGCAGCAAATATCCAGAATATGTCATCACTCAGTATGTACCTTGTCGTCTCTGAGCAATGCATGGCATCCTGAGTGCTCTTTCTCAAGCAGTTGATTTGCATATACTGACAATAACTCATGTTGAACTTTCtataaaagggaaaataagACTCATgaaacaacaacaaacatataaatgatatataaatCCTATATCTGTGTTAACAAAAGATCCTCGGCCCACTGGTATATgcattgagtttgaaagttGAAATTACGGGGACTGCTGaaccctaaaaaatttaattatcaaggaACCCACAGAAGATAACATCCTAGGGGGGATCTGAGCCTTTGACCATTCGGTTGAAACCAAGTGTCACACCATCCAACCCACCCAGGGGTAAATAAATGCACCTTTAATATAGACTTATAAACATGGAAGCAGAACTGTAAAAATCCATGGCACCATTAAGATTTACTTTATTGGCAGCCTACTAAAATATCTTTTGTTAGAAAAAGTATCTCATAGAGATTGAGCTGTATCAGATAAGGTAAGCACAAACCTCTAGTAACTTTGGCTCACTACTAGAATGCAAGTAATGAGAAACCCTATCTTTCTCCCTTTTCAGACACTCCTCAGCCTGGAAGTACCAACATATAAGTTAGACATCattttacaagaaaacaaacaaataaatttcaatctGAAAACCGAAACATATAAAGCATACCTTTAACATATAGTCTGGACAGGAATCTTCTAAGATCCAGTTTGAAGCTTTCCGTGAATAATATGCAGCTGTATCTTTAAGCATGGCagtttcaaaatcattttcatagTAATCCATTTGCCCCATCccaatttcaacaaaaatatctaaaaCATTCTTCAACAACGCCCGATCGATCTGCTCGCCCTCACGCTCTTGATCAATCTGATTTAgaattatttacattaataATCTTAGCTGGCAATTAAAAAAGTGTGATGTACATTGCagcaaaataagaaaacataCCAAAGTAATTACAGCATCTCTTACTTTTCCATTTAATTCCGTGTACACCTGATATCACAAAAAGTATACCAATAACATTACAAtctcaaataaattttcaaaaggaaAGTTGACAGACTAGAAGatgattttaaatatgaagTGGCTACTGCTGTTCAGGAAGATATGAAGAAAATCTCACAAAAATGCAAAACACAAAATCCAATGACGTGATGTCCTGTCACAACATACCAGATCACGGAAACAGGTAAGGCCAACTTCATTAAGGGGTGGCAGTGACCTCCGGGCTATAAAGTACCGATCAAGATAATGAAAGAATCGAGAAAGCCACCTGACCATAACCTTATGGTTTGACCATCTTTTTACAAGCTCCCTCAACATAAATTCATCATGCTTCTCTCTTATAGATGGCAATACCTGGATTCCAAACAAACAAGTGTCTCAGAAGTGTTGGAAAGAAATGTTGAAAAAATGCTACAAAGTATGCAATTATTGAATACATGAAATGCTTATATCATACTGCTAATTACAAAAACATGACTGTTGTAGTGCGTATTTACTATGTGGAAAAACATATTTTACTACAATGCTATCAGCCAAAGAAGCAGTTTGTAATCAAATATTATTCAGTAATTGCAAACCTTAGAGACAAATTAAACTTAGCTCAGACGCTATAAGCAAAGTACATTTGACAGATATATTTGGATTGCAACAATATCAAGTTCTTACCGTGGAAGATATGTATTCTTCAAAAGACTCCCGGTACTTGTCATAAAGCTGTTGAGAGTAATCATGGGGAGGCTTTTGCGTGCACATGTTGTAGATGGTTCTGTAAAcagatttttttgaaaaaaaaaaaaagcaataccataaaaatgctaaaaaaaaattatgaattacaAGTAATAAGATGTTGACAAATGCAGAAACCAAATGTGGTTGAAATAGATACGTGTAAAGCATCATGTAATCTTCAGAGCTGAATTGTGGCTCGGGGAGCCCTTCCAGTATATTCTTCAACTTTGTAATTCCCTTCTGCATAAACTCCCATCCTTGTTCTAAGTCAATCGTTTTCCGCTCGTTCATCGTCATATCGCCAAACCCCTCTTCTCAATTCCCAAAAACCCCTAAAATCTGCAAATGAGAAGAATCAGCTCATGGCCCAACTCAAAATCAgccacataaaaaaattaaataaacaaacagtAAACACCAAAGTAAAATCATACCTAAcaaaaagccaaaataaaCCCTAAACTGATACAAATTAAAGCCAAAACAACTCAATTACATTTCAGACCAAAATCACTGCAAATTACCATGATTTTCATAACAGAAACCCTAATTATGTTCCAtattgaactcaaaaatttCTCAGAAATTACTCATTTTTCAGTCACAAAACCCCAAAAATTGCCTTCCGCAGCTGAAAACACAACCGAAAACACGCTCAATCATCACTGCAGGTCACAACGACCGAAGTAGTTGTGATGACTGCTCACGCTCCTTCACATAATTTACTCGCAAACCAAAAACACAGTCCACTCATCACTTAAAAAAGAGCCATTAATTacgaaatattttgattaaaaataaatatataaaaagtaaTCGCAATCGAAGAGAAATGAGTGATAATCACCGGAAACAGatccacaaaaaaaataataaataaaaacaacaaaatcgCAAAACCAGCAAAGCCTTAATCCAATATAATTGCGCAAAGACAGCGATATGGACCTGATTCGAAGCGAAATCGGGACCAGAAAGAATGAATCGCTCAGGTGCTCAGAGGTAATTTTACTCTCTCCAGTAGAGAGTTTGTGAGACTCTTTCGGGTTTCGGATCCTCTCTATTATTAcgtcttttatttgtttttgtattttatattttttgcgGTAAATAAAGATTTTGATCTCGGCCGTGGGGCAAGCAAGGGGTAAAAGtttgtttagtttttatattataaggttagtgtttatttagtttttatattttttaaaatatcttaaaatatttttactgttaaatattaatacttatgttattattttttattctttttaacttacttttataatattacactcttacaataatattttttttggatattaataaaaaaattagattatcaaattaaactcaaaaataaaataaaataaaaataaaaaggtatatattaatttttgtagaagctcacgtatgtttagaaaattaatattgtaaaaaattacattaccaatttttttagaacaattaatattttaactcaagagagtgttccacaaaaattaatatatattttttattttaattttggtgttaaactggtaatttattttttctttttaataatgtttaaaaaaattattataaaagggtaatattataaaaataagttaaaaggaacaaaagataataacaagagtgtcaataatttaatggtaggaATGGTttgatgtatttttaaaaatatatggactaaacggacactaacttcaaaatatatggactaaacgagcttttacccaGTAGCGAGCGAGGTAGTTTGAATCCCTATATAAATGTATGGtagaaattagtttttttttttaattatgttatataattgagtgaagaaattttttttttaataaattgaagtaaacgtcctttaaatattaatatcagtagtaatttcatataatatgagtAATAGTCTGTAATATCaatgtcaaaaaaattttcatttattgccTAATAATTTTCACATGCCTCCCTTCTATTACGTCTAACAACACTTGAGGCTctctttgttattattataatcatgtTGATGTTTTTAAGCTagtaattttgacaaaatagaaaggataataatatatatgtttttctattatatgacattattttaagatttactTTATCATTTCTCcagaatattataatttatcctTTGGGATCGGTTGGATtgtaaaaaactaaataaaatttatcatcaatCTTCTCACAATTTCTAATGctttttggtaaaatttaatatcgggaaaaaatatttctcatccctagaattttatgcaattacctatttcatctttattttttaaacaacagcTCAAAATATCATTCTGTTAACTCACCGTTAGTTAAATGTCGTTTGTTAGTAATTCATTAAGGGTAAAAATAGATTTTCcatcaaagagaaaattaaaaaaataaataaaagttgacatataactaaaaataattttatcaaatccCGCTAAATAGGAAATActgaaaaagatgaaaattttatatttcaagtcattcttttttattttagcgGCATGAAAACTCTATAAACCCTAAATCTAAGTacaaaaaatatcacaattttcttattcatatAAGTATACTCTCTAATTGcacagtaaaatttattgaattgagttgaagataaagaaaatatttagcaCATGCAAGCACATAAAAATTAGTggtatttttgagtttttcttccaatgatttaaagaataaaaatattgtgttaattacaATTTGTTCCTTATGACAATTATTCAATGAGTATATCAAACAA encodes:
- the LOC102625018 gene encoding cullin-1; protein product: MTMNERKTIDLEQGWEFMQKGITKLKNILEGLPEPQFSSEDYMMLYTTIYNMCTQKPPHDYSQQLYDKYRESFEEYISSTVLPSIREKHDEFMLRELVKRWSNHKVMVRWLSRFFHYLDRYFIARRSLPPLNEVGLTCFRDLVYTELNGKVRDAVITLIDQEREGEQIDRALLKNVLDIFVEIGMGQMDYYENDFETAMLKDTAAYYSRKASNWILEDSCPDYMLKAEECLKREKDRVSHYLHSSSEPKLLEKVQHELLSVYANQLLEKEHSGCHALLRDDKVEDLSRMFRLFSKIPRGLDPVSNIFKQHVTAEGTALVKLAEDAASNKKAEKRDVVGLQEQVFVRKVIELHDKYLAYVNDCFQNHTLFHKSLKEAFEVFCNKGVAGSSSAELLATFCDNILKKGGSEKLSDEAIEETLEKVVKLLAYISDKDLFAEFYRKKLARRLLFDKSANDDHERSILTKLKQQCGGQFTSKMEGMVTDLTLARENQTSFEEYLSNNPNANPGIDLTVTVLTTGFWPSYKSFDLNLPAEMVKCVEVFREFYQTKTKHRKLTWIYSLGTCNLLGKFESRTTELIVTTYQASALLLFNSSDRLSYSEIMTQLNLSDDDVVRLLHSLSCAKYKILNKEPNTKTISPTDHFEFNSKFTDKMRRIKIPLPPVDEKKKVIEDVDKDRRYAIDASIVRIMKSRKVLGHQQLVLECVEQLGRMFKPDFKAIKKRIEDLITRDYLERDKSNPNMFRYLA